The nucleotide window GCAGAAGTATAACTAATATGTTATTCCCGATTTCGATTATTGAATTGAAGCAACAATTCGGAGGGATGCAAATTCTTCAAAACCTTGAAAATTATCTCATTTACGGAATGTATCCGGAAGTATTAAATATTGGAATCAATAAAGATAAAGTTTCATATTTATTTGAGCTAAGGAACTCGTATCTGTTAAAAGATATTCTTGAATTAGAAAACATAAGAAATGCAGATAAAATGTATGATTTATTGCGTTTGCTTGCATTTCAAATAGGCAATGATGTTTCATTAAGTGAGCTGGGGAATGCTCTGGAACTTGCAAAACAAACAGTAAGCCGTTATTTGGATTTGCTTGAAAAAGCGTTTATTATAAAAAAAATCGGCGGATTTTCTCGAAATTTACGAAAAGAAGTTACAAAATCAAATCGGTACTATTTTTTTGATAACGGAATAAGAAATGCTGTTATTAATAACTTTAATATCATTGAGCTTAGAAATGATATTGGAATGCTTTGGGAAAATTTTATGATTATGGAGCGTCTAAAAAAACAACATTATTATAAAATCTTCAGCAATAATTATTTTTGGCGAACATATGATCAAAAAGAAGTTGATTTTGTAGAGGAGCGTGAAAGCAAACTATTCGGTTTTGAATTTAAATGGAGTACAAAAAAAAATAAAATTCAAAAAGAATGGCTGGATACTTACGAAAATGCCGATTTTAAAATAATAAATAAAGAAAACTTTTTGGATTTTTTAACATAAATTCTAATAAGTTATTGCCTTTGAATTAAAAGACGACTACGGAATCAATGCAATGAATTTCGATGGATGGAATTAGTTTACAATATTTTTTAGTCAAAAACATTGTTTTATATTTGCTTGGTGTTTTCATACAATCTCTAAAATCGGAGGCGATGATAATCAAGGATACAGCTGTAATTTGATTTAAGAATAAGCCTGCTTTCCGCCATGCAGGGAACATTGATTAACGCCTGCAAGCATGAAGGCAGGATTTTTTGAAGCAATTGAAATTATGAATTTAAAACCAAAAATTCTTATTGTTGACGACCATCAGATTTTAATTGACGGTATAAAAGGTTTAATTCCGTGTAATGAATTTGAAATTGCAGGAGAAGCAAGCTGTTACAATACTGCCGTGGAAAT belongs to Bacteroidales bacterium and includes:
- a CDS encoding ATP-binding protein; its protein translation is MWYNRIYETNDKYLKKGKVNLLYGPRRVGKTELIKHLIKDVSGKIFIGDGDDIQLRKILSSNDKTRILSALQDYKYIFIDEAQRISDIGWGLKILVDNLPESIIIASGSSSFQLSSQVGEPLTGRSITNMLFPISIIELKQQFGGMQILQNLENYLIYGMYPEVLNIGINKDKVSYLFELRNSYLLKDILELENIRNADKMYDLLRLLAFQIGNDVSLSELGNALELAKQTVSRYLDLLEKAFIIKKIGGFSRNLRKEVTKSNRYYFFDNGIRNAVINNFNIIELRNDIGMLWENFMIMERLKKQHYYKIFSNNYFWRTYDQKEVDFVEERESKLFGFEFKWSTKKNKIQKEWLDTYENADFKIINKENFLDFLT